Proteins from a single region of Haloterrigena alkaliphila:
- a CDS encoding enoyl-CoA hydratase/isomerase family protein, which yields MHVDSEDDVLRIAFDRPAALNAMTKEIAVTLADTIEDASPAAYDAIVITGEGDAFSAGGDLESLSEQPETTREAYTEVEESFGRVVEAMLECPVPIVAKVNGDAIGAGLSIVALADIAYAAADATFSCAFVRIGLIPDTGGTFMLPRIVGLRAAKKLAFTGEFFDAERAADLDLLNEAVPADELDDRVDETLEQLRRRPTETIGMMKGAMHENLGRHWSEALDYENLVQVQARTSDDHAEGVAAFLEDREPDFDT from the coding sequence ATGCACGTCGATAGCGAGGACGACGTCCTCCGGATCGCGTTCGACCGACCGGCTGCGCTCAACGCCATGACGAAAGAGATCGCCGTAACGCTGGCCGACACCATCGAGGACGCCTCTCCCGCGGCGTACGACGCGATCGTCATCACCGGCGAGGGCGACGCGTTCAGCGCCGGCGGCGACCTCGAGTCGCTCTCCGAGCAGCCCGAGACGACCCGCGAGGCCTACACGGAGGTCGAGGAGAGTTTCGGTCGCGTCGTCGAGGCGATGCTCGAGTGCCCCGTCCCGATCGTCGCGAAGGTCAACGGCGACGCCATCGGCGCCGGGTTGTCGATCGTCGCGCTGGCCGACATCGCCTACGCCGCCGCGGACGCGACCTTCTCCTGTGCGTTCGTCCGGATCGGCCTGATTCCCGACACCGGCGGCACGTTCATGCTGCCCCGCATCGTCGGCCTGCGGGCCGCCAAGAAGCTCGCCTTTACCGGCGAGTTCTTCGACGCCGAGCGGGCGGCCGATCTCGACTTGCTCAACGAGGCGGTTCCCGCCGACGAACTCGACGACCGGGTCGACGAGACCCTCGAGCAACTTCGCCGCCGGCCGACCGAAACCATCGGCATGATGAAGGGAGCGATGCACGAGAACCTCGGCCGCCACTGGTCGGAGGCGCTGGACTACGAGAACCTCGTCCAGGTGCAGGCCCGTACCTCCGACGACCACGCCGAAGGCGTCGCCGCCTTCCTCGAGGACCGAGAGCCCGATTTCGACACCTGA
- a CDS encoding helix-turn-helix domain-containing protein, protein MTSIADIEIPADGTGTGELFEAVPSLTCEMERVIASSGHGLWLSGPSQDEIETALDDASAIGAYSLINSEDDRWLYDIEFEPDAVDVFELVLEKGGTVLSASASGETWLLSIRFAEREGVSSLYDRLDEADVTPTIVRLFDLEEETHSQCGLTARQYETLVAAIDHGYFEIPREVSMQELSEELGISHQALSERLRRAYRALVTSELNVSEDETVAPPVPSN, encoded by the coding sequence ATGACATCGATCGCAGACATCGAGATTCCGGCGGACGGAACCGGGACCGGCGAACTGTTCGAGGCCGTACCGTCACTGACCTGTGAAATGGAGCGGGTGATCGCCTCGAGCGGCCACGGGCTCTGGCTTTCGGGCCCCTCGCAGGACGAGATCGAGACGGCGCTCGACGATGCGTCCGCCATCGGGGCGTACTCGCTGATCAACAGCGAGGACGACCGCTGGCTCTACGACATCGAGTTCGAACCCGACGCCGTCGACGTCTTCGAACTGGTCCTGGAGAAGGGCGGCACGGTGCTGAGCGCCTCGGCCTCGGGAGAAACGTGGCTGTTGAGTATCCGGTTTGCCGAGCGGGAGGGCGTCAGTTCGCTGTACGACCGCCTCGACGAGGCGGACGTCACGCCGACGATCGTTCGCCTGTTCGACCTCGAGGAAGAGACCCACAGCCAGTGTGGCCTCACCGCTCGACAGTACGAAACGCTCGTCGCGGCCATCGACCACGGCTACTTCGAGATCCCCCGCGAGGTATCGATGCAGGAACTGTCCGAGGAACTGGGCATCTCCCACCAGGCCCTCTCGGAGCGACTCCGCCGGGCCTACCGCGCGCTGGTCACCTCGGAACTGAACGTTTCCGAGGACGAGACCGTCGCACCCCCGGTCCCCTCGAACTGA
- a CDS encoding ABC transporter permease — MTDGSQTAETNGGTNRPPNAATAGGNALERLTGGMAIPALLAAVLLAYFVVPFALFFGQVGSADVLDGLGEPATRDAIGTSLVTASISTAIATVLGVPLAYVLSRATFRGKRLVEAAVLLPLVLPPIVGGVMLLTVAGRHTPIGAAAAALGVPLTDSYAGVILAQTFVAAPFLVVTARAGFDDVDPRLEEAARTLGHGRIETARRVSLPLARNAIAAGIVLTFVRAIGEFGATTMVAYNPRTMPTRIEVLRISRGLEAIVPIALALLAITVVVVGLVHLLVGRSGRY, encoded by the coding sequence GTGACCGACGGCTCGCAGACGGCCGAGACGAACGGTGGCACGAATCGACCCCCGAACGCGGCTACGGCGGGCGGGAACGCCCTCGAGCGACTGACCGGCGGGATGGCAATCCCTGCGCTGCTGGCGGCCGTATTGCTCGCGTACTTCGTCGTCCCCTTCGCGCTCTTCTTCGGGCAGGTCGGTTCGGCCGACGTGCTCGACGGGCTGGGCGAGCCGGCGACTCGAGACGCGATCGGAACCTCGCTGGTGACGGCGTCGATCTCGACGGCGATCGCGACCGTCCTCGGCGTCCCGCTCGCGTACGTCCTCTCGCGGGCCACCTTCCGCGGGAAACGCCTCGTCGAGGCCGCCGTTCTCCTGCCGCTCGTCCTGCCGCCGATCGTGGGCGGCGTCATGTTGCTGACCGTCGCCGGGCGCCACACCCCGATCGGCGCCGCGGCGGCGGCGCTCGGCGTCCCGCTGACCGACAGCTACGCCGGCGTGATCCTCGCCCAGACGTTCGTCGCCGCCCCGTTTCTCGTCGTCACCGCCCGCGCCGGGTTCGACGACGTCGACCCGCGCCTCGAGGAGGCCGCCCGAACGCTCGGCCACGGTCGCATCGAGACGGCGCGACGGGTCTCGCTGCCGCTCGCGCGTAACGCCATCGCCGCCGGCATCGTCCTGACGTTCGTGCGCGCGATCGGCGAGTTCGGCGCCACCACGATGGTCGCCTACAACCCCCGGACGATGCCGACCCGGATCGAGGTGTTGCGGATCTCCCGGGGACTCGAGGCGATCGTCCCGATCGCGCTGGCGTTGCTCGCGATCACGGTCGTGGTCGTCGGCCTCGTCCACCTGCTGGTCGGGCGCTCCGGCCGCTACTGA
- a CDS encoding extracellular solute-binding protein — MKSDDGASGATPGLGPHSRGRRSFLAAAGSAVAGLVGVAGCLGSSDRVRVLAAGSLAVVLEEHVGPAFEAAQDVSYGGEYHGSNAVMRLLEEGTKHPDVVVSADAQLLRDRLYPQQADWDVTFAANEVGIAYAPETDLGARLDSDEPWYEAFADADAGDVAISDPDLDPLGYRAVHLFELVERAEGLEEFRDAMLERVALVPDEPQLLTGVESGTRACAVTYRNMALDHDLPFRSLPDAYNFANPEYASQYAEATYTTDEGRTIEGRPAVYNATVATDADAPEYGREFVSFLLERPALLEEHGLRVGGSLPRLHGAAPEAIEP; from the coding sequence ATGAAGAGTGACGACGGCGCGTCCGGAGCGACACCCGGACTCGGGCCCCACTCCCGTGGACGCCGTTCGTTCCTCGCTGCCGCAGGGTCTGCGGTCGCGGGACTCGTCGGCGTCGCGGGCTGTCTCGGCTCGTCGGACCGGGTCCGCGTCCTCGCGGCGGGGAGCCTCGCCGTCGTCCTCGAGGAACACGTCGGTCCGGCGTTCGAGGCGGCGCAGGACGTCAGCTACGGAGGGGAGTACCACGGCTCGAACGCCGTCATGCGACTGCTCGAGGAGGGGACCAAACACCCCGACGTGGTCGTCAGCGCCGACGCGCAACTGCTGCGGGATCGGCTCTATCCCCAGCAGGCCGACTGGGACGTGACCTTCGCGGCCAACGAGGTCGGCATCGCGTACGCTCCCGAGACCGACCTCGGCGCGCGACTCGATAGCGACGAGCCGTGGTACGAGGCGTTCGCCGACGCCGACGCGGGCGACGTCGCGATCAGCGACCCCGATCTGGATCCGCTGGGCTACCGCGCCGTCCACCTGTTCGAACTCGTCGAACGGGCCGAGGGCCTCGAGGAATTTCGCGACGCGATGCTCGAACGCGTCGCGCTGGTTCCCGACGAACCGCAGTTGCTCACGGGCGTCGAATCCGGCACGCGGGCCTGCGCGGTTACCTACCGGAACATGGCCCTCGACCACGACCTCCCCTTCCGCTCGCTGCCGGACGCCTACAACTTCGCGAATCCGGAATACGCGTCGCAGTACGCCGAGGCGACGTACACGACCGACGAGGGACGGACGATCGAGGGGCGACCCGCGGTCTACAACGCGACGGTCGCCACCGACGCCGATGCTCCCGAGTACGGCCGCGAGTTCGTCTCCTTCCTGCTGGAGCGACCGGCGCTGCTCGAGGAGCACGGCCTGCGCGTCGGCGGGTCGCTTCCCCGACTCCACGGCGCCGCCCCGGAGGCGATCGAACCGTGA
- the mobB gene encoding molybdopterin-guanine dinucleotide biosynthesis protein B yields MNRNAPFRVVCLAGPSDSGKTTLVEELVSRLSEHGRVATVKSIHHDIEIDTPGTDTHRHRTAGADTVVGITPELTFDISTHGKRDPPDRPDGTALLESEDPEIRALGSTLTRLERQGYAFVVVEGFSAAPLPTVLVGDREPAAVGGDVIGRGEDDVDALVAAIRGLEPLVDRD; encoded by the coding sequence ATGAACCGAAACGCTCCGTTCCGCGTCGTCTGTCTCGCCGGCCCGAGCGATTCGGGGAAGACGACGCTCGTCGAGGAACTCGTCTCGCGACTGAGCGAGCACGGTCGCGTCGCGACGGTCAAGTCGATCCACCACGATATCGAAATCGACACGCCGGGGACCGACACGCACCGCCACCGGACCGCCGGGGCCGACACCGTGGTCGGCATCACTCCCGAGCTGACGTTCGATATCAGCACGCACGGCAAGCGCGACCCGCCGGATCGACCCGACGGCACAGCGCTCCTCGAGTCCGAGGATCCCGAAATCCGGGCGCTGGGAAGTACGCTCACGCGACTCGAGCGGCAGGGGTACGCGTTCGTCGTCGTCGAGGGGTTCTCCGCTGCGCCGCTGCCGACCGTCCTCGTCGGCGACCGCGAACCCGCGGCCGTCGGCGGTGACGTGATCGGCCGCGGCGAGGACGACGTCGACGCCCTCGTCGCGGCGATTCGGGGCCTCGAGCCCCTCGTCGATCGCGACTGA
- a CDS encoding TorD/DmsD family molecular chaperone, whose protein sequence is MADPEHHVHRARLYKLASMAFDRPTDDLREAMRSDEFDEQLVESAAALEDDRLRDHAETVAAESPDDADEIEDCYSRYAMLFGFEQGGEIQQYEVEYGPGTLVTSTDALADIAGFYGAFDLELEAGNRERVDHLCIELEFVSHLALQTAYLERTGDQAGVDVVTNAQADFLEDHPGRWLPRFRDTVHEGADDAFYRALADLVVALVEADADRFGVEPNVFPEEPPAPTEGLTGGGDGDFRCGTCGSNPSSAEGGRPPKQPRSGTQQFPMGDRDGPY, encoded by the coding sequence ATGGCAGACCCAGAACACCACGTCCACCGCGCGCGGCTGTACAAGCTCGCGTCGATGGCGTTCGACCGACCGACCGACGACCTCCGCGAGGCGATGCGATCTGACGAGTTCGACGAGCAACTCGTCGAGTCCGCCGCGGCCCTCGAGGACGACCGACTGCGCGACCACGCCGAGACGGTCGCCGCCGAGAGCCCCGACGACGCCGACGAGATCGAAGACTGCTACTCGAGGTACGCCATGCTGTTCGGCTTCGAGCAGGGCGGCGAGATTCAGCAGTACGAGGTCGAGTACGGGCCGGGGACGCTCGTGACGAGCACCGACGCGCTCGCCGATATCGCCGGTTTCTACGGCGCGTTCGACCTCGAACTCGAGGCGGGCAACCGCGAACGGGTCGATCACCTCTGTATCGAACTCGAGTTCGTCTCCCACCTGGCCCTGCAGACGGCCTACCTCGAGCGAACCGGCGATCAGGCGGGCGTCGACGTCGTGACGAACGCGCAGGCCGACTTCCTCGAGGACCACCCCGGACGGTGGCTCCCGCGATTCCGCGATACCGTCCACGAGGGCGCCGACGACGCGTTCTACCGAGCGCTCGCTGACCTGGTCGTGGCGCTCGTCGAGGCCGACGCCGACCGGTTCGGCGTCGAGCCGAACGTCTTCCCCGAGGAGCCGCCGGCCCCGACCGAGGGGCTCACCGGCGGCGGTGACGGCGACTTCCGCTGCGGGACCTGTGGTTCGAACCCGTCGTCGGCCGAGGGCGGACGACCGCCCAAGCAGCCGCGGTCGGGGACGCAGCAGTTCCCGATGGGGGATCGCGACGGGCCGTACTGA
- a CDS encoding 4Fe-4S dicluster domain-containing protein codes for MAEVYNWQIGREMEYPYPEARPERQWGAVFDLNKCIACQTCSLSCKTTWTNNEGQEHMFWNNVETKPYGSYPLQWDVEILDRLGVQEWGSDGVYEGKTIFEARDFDWESMAIDDDPETMHSEGIEGFRPADEDWAQPNLGEDEPAGQEFESDTHIDEDHHPTWFFYLPRVCNHCTFAACAGGCPVQAIYKRQEDGIVLLDEDSCQSFQECVRACPYGKSIYNPVEMNSQKCVGCYPKVEQGKVPQCFENCLGKIRMHGWVNQPQNANTSAPVDYMVHEAEVALPLYPQLGLEPNVYYIPPINVPTDYLEQMFGPRAERAQETYRKARRGDEEYRKLRGVLHLMGSTEWRIEEFEVTDEEAIGYDKDGRTVARVPMEEPQYERDRFDGQHDAYRLDIT; via the coding sequence ATGGCAGAAGTCTACAACTGGCAGATCGGCCGAGAGATGGAGTACCCCTACCCGGAAGCGCGACCGGAACGGCAGTGGGGCGCCGTGTTCGACCTGAACAAGTGTATCGCGTGCCAGACGTGCTCGCTGTCGTGTAAGACGACCTGGACCAACAACGAGGGCCAGGAGCACATGTTCTGGAACAACGTCGAGACCAAGCCCTACGGCTCCTACCCGCTCCAGTGGGACGTCGAGATCCTCGACCGGCTCGGCGTACAGGAGTGGGGCTCCGACGGCGTCTACGAGGGCAAGACGATCTTCGAGGCCCGGGACTTCGACTGGGAGTCGATGGCGATCGACGACGATCCCGAGACCATGCACAGCGAGGGGATCGAGGGCTTCCGCCCCGCCGACGAGGACTGGGCCCAGCCGAACCTCGGCGAGGACGAACCCGCCGGGCAGGAGTTCGAATCCGACACCCACATCGACGAGGACCACCACCCGACGTGGTTCTTCTACCTCCCGCGGGTGTGCAACCACTGCACGTTCGCGGCGTGTGCCGGCGGCTGTCCCGTCCAGGCCATCTACAAGCGCCAGGAGGACGGCATCGTCCTGCTCGACGAGGACAGCTGTCAGTCCTTCCAGGAGTGCGTTCGCGCCTGTCCCTACGGGAAGTCGATCTACAACCCCGTCGAGATGAACTCCCAGAAGTGCGTCGGCTGCTATCCGAAGGTCGAGCAGGGGAAAGTCCCGCAGTGTTTCGAGAACTGCCTGGGCAAGATCCGGATGCACGGCTGGGTCAACCAGCCACAGAACGCCAACACCTCCGCGCCCGTCGACTACATGGTCCACGAGGCGGAGGTCGCGCTCCCGCTGTACCCGCAGCTGGGGCTCGAGCCCAACGTCTACTACATCCCGCCGATCAACGTTCCGACGGACTACCTCGAGCAAATGTTCGGCCCGCGGGCCGAGCGGGCCCAGGAGACCTACCGGAAGGCCCGCCGGGGCGACGAGGAGTACCGCAAGCTCCGCGGCGTCCTCCACCTGATGGGCTCGACGGAGTGGCGCATCGAGGAGTTCGAGGTCACCGACGAGGAGGCCATCGGCTACGACAAGGACGGCCGCACCGTCGCCCGCGTCCCGATGGAAGAACCGCAGTACGAACGCGACCGGTTCGACGGCCAGCACGACGCCTACCGACTAGACATCACGTAA